The following proteins are encoded in a genomic region of Drosophila miranda strain MSH22 chromosome 4, D.miranda_PacBio2.1, whole genome shotgun sequence:
- the LOC108163167 gene encoding uncharacterized protein LOC108163167 isoform X6: MATSTLQSPAASPSPSSTPSSVKNPQLKRVVYSKYRELLGSYNDKANAIIDTLPSYMVRQDRGFQLSELPLTADTKNCLESSYGQRGAGGGGSGGGGYEAPACVQNAMMTKDKKPFTYTPGGIDLSQIRSERMAKRLARNAQSEGATGAAQQNRPAQPQSPGGAPNAANAMGAAAMGMPFQVLPPPPPPPQPQTQGPKSFDNSSNNNCNSYSPYTPTQPQQPKTPPMQQQQQQQQAYQQQQYPTPPATPLQYKQEQQSPRQEFRSVAMPTSPAVSVYTRQAESPRSPFERQTESPRSPFEQQRPPAANSPLANAPQQQQQQQQQQQQQQQQQQAAQSVPWRTQRAQPAPQQQQAPHHPQPIYNNVQQQQQQQQQQRSRDVFSPGRIETSAATNFNAQPLQQQNFGQQQTQYPGAAKPTNVGSLYIAPLAQPTEPQAQRILLQQQQQTPSRDSPMRQLPQQQQQQQQQQQQQQQPQQPQSNQPLRWLSSQPASKEQAPWARAEENGNVLPSTLRQTTPAPQSQPQQPPQSQTSFYQPQLVQGNGYGPTAGPVSAPSAAIGQQNFGSHPQAGGLRLQISLNTNGSNNNTTQSGPRERIIPITLEQTPTYAAAQPNFGAPGGHIIRSANQFVDQGYNNYPAQSSHPHTQWREPSSQRVLSPNLQPPPTGNGISSSNGNANGARIIPISIEGGRGGPVSQSPVLLQNDPRSPPIQSKSFRILQKITDTVDDGSGGEPPRQESPLQQPASLDEAGVPQLQRPQFARQMSAQQARNSPTIEQMRRLQLAQDQQQSGTPLAWSPQGNGVLAQNRFTPQRNDTPQQQSQQYVPPSEQQVPEPKKYTGSAIPSRSFKILQAMTTPENAEHKIHTELDSDLENVELNEIPNNNNYNQNTENTQNNNHKQHNNEINSKTNKRHSYTSSTPTPKPITDHTQATYSSNSSLSSADSSCPPRSQSVPPHYPYAYGYPYPWYMPPPPGEAAPMAPSHWPYPYPYPPPPPPHHAVEGKPADVYPPYSYFYPYPYPPTMPPYGHPPSGGDAQPPAGYPPFHAMPPYGHPYPYPVAPSYSQSSNDESRASSVLPDIIITPSTDDMPSQVIMEHHIKVVPRDSPKRAHSVEIEELVSRPKTRNICTSKHEVIDMLSQRLANINKIAGGNTHANLSKQLQKDYAGEQSKELGARSPSENASMDDSDSEEETSDDEDEEEDTPKHASRPAPLQAIKSVTNVQVYKGKALDHHLDSESSDNEDDDDEDVTTADEMFDEEEQLEEEQEALIEEIDDDYVVEEDLSVIYEEESELERSEYAKTVIRRDDSRSTLVDDIEKQIEDNDNDDDDESNSVTVRLPLRFSFSRSSNDENIATVQVGNTTQIEEKRQSIVNSAESKRSSFSVAKVESADEDEDDDCEVSVTISLSNSSRSNSVEKYRTTEAYSVEEMATPLKASKEDVSASFSLGMRNKFLGETIANDVTNNISRAKAEPEPQAKTVEETVSAPTEDFDFFATLMATKMQAQKMMEQSKNFWKTTNTEPAPLEPKVKVTDTPQLRAKENSAEPQLARPKSADMSKAQASLEAAKNSFWSTFATASQEQEQPAPLMENQEGMDFWGSIDKKKKIESEEKQWTKNKKTVTYTPLKKETATRVEHWTTTLRAHVESMPLAQKAEVHFVVEEKPMEIEKQKEQEQNEDFSASEDQSRAAYKEDLEKELTLEAEMDIWNGHQDEQQDEEDADFWADNKSTASSNEDEKVSGRFAYDPTKYPEEPREVDTDEEIDFWAEIEAKRKPDDDDDVTFHRSATFWARKERQNSVEETPYKPVEIKAFRAKLPDEPAVAIDVWATLEAARGAEPEIVDPVVEEEKVLAEQYEELPHDTPEEEEKEKTQDQPVDEVPESNLHMVDTMSLASMHEPATVYTWAAPLEENYEDVGEPDFWADIEEDRAKKEQGEEVEQKRHNYRKAMAFFNTSIDGQQSPPQPSSSPTPNRHSVILEAEEPQDPDLGPPGEYEIVGEDGAIMEEHKPQTAEVDEEERGAPTPTNFEPHLPEVYVEPEPEMKRLANGLPDLEVDKFSEAPKISVRDRISAFEVGPDQDAPSSKALTIQSLSVDSGHGKGTLSRNSSTQRSESEIEEDDSGVTDMNRQLSETDTESESFPELRKMTSYQRAATHSRLFKLLQDENDLPEAAAQADEFQLKPSRRKIVHNVSITRRQNPNALGEAESMTQRRERLSLPLRKNTSIDADNPSTPNSPASPIMGPSAKNQRVVSDKLVNELVQSLLLKSDSTHLRNLPMERLQAAAKRALVEEMDSAQENSSLDSTPAPTPKQEKEYADYYNSWCDASGSGEEVVPSKAFRALQDPRRSPWTVRCPRVLSSKTINRDLARVTESPEIASGRGSKSPECFRQQSQSRERSVSSWRRV; encoded by the exons CTATGGACAACGCGGTGCAGGAGGAGGCGGCTCAGGAGGTGGAGGGTACGAGGCCCCGGCCTGCGTACAGAATGCGATGATGACTAAAGACAAGAAGCCGTTCACCTACACCCCAGGCGGCATAGATCTCTCCCAGATCCGGTCGGAGCGCATGGCCAAACGGTTGGCACGCAACGCCCAGTCGGAGGGTGCCACAGGAGCCGCCCAACAGAACAGACCCGCCCAGCCACAGTCGCCAGGGGGAGCCCCCAATGCGGCCAACGCGATGGGCGCAGCTGCAATGGGGATGCCTTTCCAggtgctgccgccgccgccaccgccaccgcaaCCACAGACACAGG GTCCAAAATCGTttgacaacagcagcaacaacaactgcaacagCTATAGCCCCTACACACCCACTCAGCCACAGCAACCCAAGACCCCACCcatgcaacaacagcagcagcaacagcaagcgtatcagcagcagcagtatcCTACGCCGCCTGCCACTCCGCTGCAGTATaagcaggagcagcagtcGCCGCGTCAGGAGTTCCGCAGTGTGGCCATGCCCACATCGCCAGCTGTCAGCGTCTACACACGTCAGGCGGAAAGTCCTCGCTCTCCCTTCGAGCGTCAGACGGAGAGTCCCCGCTCGCCCTTTGAGCAGCAACGACCACCAGCAGCCAACTCTCCCCTGGCTAATGcaccacagcaacaacagcagcagcaacagcaacagcaacagcaacaacagcagcaacaggcaGCCCAATCCGTGCCGTGGCGTACACAGCGTGCTCAGCCTgccccacagcagcagcaggccccACATCATCCACAGCCCATCTACAACAAtgtacagcagcagcagcagcagcaacagcaacaaagaTCTCGCGATGTCTTCAGCCCAGGACGGATTGAGACATCAGCAGCAACCAATTTCAATGCACAGCCGCTGCAGCAACAGAACTTTGGCCAGCAACAAACACAATATCCAGGAGCAGCAAAGCCG ACCAACGTTGGATCGCTCTACATTGCTCCCCTGGCTCAGCCCACAGAGCCCCAGGCACAGCGCATTCTgctccagcaacagcagcaaacacCGTCCCGCGACTCGCCCATGCGTCAGTtgccacaacagcagcaacagcaacagcagcaacagcaacagcagcagcaaccacagcAGCCGCAGAGCAACCAGCCGCTGCGTTGGCTCAGCTCCCAGCCAGCAAGCAAGGAACAGGCACCCTGGGCTCGTGCCGAGGAAAATGGCAATGTACTGCCCTCGACCTTGAGGCAGACCACGCCGGCgccccagtcccagccacAGCAGCCGCCACAGTCTCAGACATCTTTCTACCAGCCACAATTGGTACAAGGCAATGGCTATGGCCCCACTGCGGGTCCTGTTTCGGCTCCGTCTGCAGCAATCGGTCAGCAGAACTTTGGCTCGCATCCCCAGGCAGGGGGACTGCGCTTGCAGATCAGCTTGAACACGAATGGCAGCAACAATAATACCACTCAAAGCGGTCCAAGG GAGCGCATCATACCCATAACACTGGAGCAGACCCCAACCTATGCCGCTGCACAGCCCAACTTTGGTG CGCCTGGTGGGCACATAATACGCTCAGCTAATCAATTTGTCGATCAAGGTTACAACAATTATCCAGCCCAGTCCAGCCACCCGCACACGCAGTGGCGTGAGCCCAGCTCCCAGCGTGTCCTGTCGCCCAACCTCCAGCCTCCTCCAACGGGCAACgggatcagcagcagcaacgggaATGCCAATGGCGCGCGGATTATACCCATTTCGATTGAGGGCGGACGTGGGGGACCCGTCTCCCAGTCTCCAGTGCTGCTTCAAAA CGATCCGCGCTCACCGCCCATCCAATCGAAATCGTTTAGAATATTGCAAAAGATAACCGACACGGTGGACGATGGCAGCGGTGGAGAGCCCCCGCGCCAAGAGTCCCCGCTGCAGCAGCCAGCGTCCCTGGACGAGGCCGGGGTGCCGCAGTTGCAGCGGCCCCAGTTCGCGCGCCAGATGAGCGCCCAGCAGGCACGCAATAGTCCGACCATTGAGCAGATGCGGCGCCTGCAACTGGCCCAGGATCAGCAGCAGTCGGGTACGCCTTTAGCTTGGTCCCCGCAAG GTAACGGAGTCTTGGCCCAGAATCGCTTTACGCCCCAACGTAATG ATACACCCCAACAACAATCACAGCAATATGTGCCGCCCAGTGAACAGCAGGTGCCGGAACCGAAGAAATATACCGGCAGTGCTATACCCAGTCGATCATTCAAAATCCTACAGGCAATGACAACACCCGAAAATGCCG AACATAAAATTCACACCGAGCTGGACTCGGATTTGGAAAATGTTGAATTGAACGAAATCCCAAATAATAATAACTATAATCAAAATACTGAAAATACTCAAAATAATAATCATAAACAGCATAACAATGAGATTAACAGTAAAACCAATAAACGTCACAGTTACACATCATCCACACCCACCCCCAAACCCATCACAGACCACACCCAGGCCACATATTCATCCAATTCATCCCTCAGTTCTGCCGACAGCTCGTGTCCCCCGCGCTCTCAGTCAGTGCCTCCACACTATCCCTATGCCTATGGCTATCCGTATCCCTGGTACATGCCACCGCCCCCTGGAGAGGCAGCTCCAATGGCCCCATCCCATTGGCCGTATCCTTATCCCTATcccccaccaccgccgccgcatCATGCGGTGGAGGGAAAGCCAGCCGATGTATATCCGCCCTACTCGTACTTCTATCCGTACCCGTATCCGCCCACAATGCCGCCCTACGGACATCCACCAAGTGGCGGCGATGCTCAACCTCCGGCTGGGTATCCACCGTTCCATGCCATGCCTCCCTACGGGCATCCGTATCCCTACCCAGTGGCCCCCAGCTACAGTCAGAGCTCCAACGATGAGAGTCGCGCCAGCAGCGTGCTCCCGGACATCATCATCACGCCCAGCACCGATGACATGCCTTCACAGGTGATCATGGAGCATCACATCAAGGTGGTGCCTCGCGATTCTCCCAAGCGGGCCCACTCCGTGGAGATCGAGGAGCTGGTGAGCAGGCCCAAGACCCGGAATATCTGCACCAGCAAGCACGAGGTCATCGATATGCTCAGCCAGCGTCTGGCCAACATTAACAAGATTGCCGGCGGCAACACCCATGCGAATCTCTCCAAGCAGCTCCAGAAGGACTATGCGGGCGAGCAGTCCAAGGAACTCGGAGCGAGATCTCCCAGCGAGAACGCTTCGATGGATGACAGCGATTCTGAGGAAGAGACCAGCGATGatgaggacgaggaggaggataCCCCAAAGCACGCAAGTCGACCAGCTCCCTTGCAGGCAATCAAGTCAGTGACCAACGTGCAGGTCTACAAAGGCAAGGCATTGGATCACCATTTGGACTCGGAGAGCAGCGATAatgaggatgatgatgatgaggatgTGACCACAGCGGATGAGATGTTTGACGAAGAAGAACAGCTCGAGGAAGAGCAGGAGGCTCTCATTGAAGAAATCGATGATGATTATGTGGTCGAAGAAGACCTGAGCGTCATATACGAGGAGGAAAGCGAGCTGGAGCGTAGCGAATATGCCAAGACTGTCATCCGAAGGGACGATTCCAGGTCAACCCTTGTGGACGACATAGAGAAGCAAATTGAGGACAACgacaatgatgatgatgacgagtCCAACTCGGTGACCGTTCGCCTGCCGTTGCGTTTCTCCTTCAGTCGCAGCTCCAACGATGAGAACATAGCCACCGTCCAGGTCGGCAATACCACCCAAATCGAAGAGAAGCGCCAGAGCATCGTCAATAGTGCGGAGAGCAAGCGCAGCTCCTTCAGTGTGGCCAAAGTAGAGAGCGcagacgaggacgaggacgacgaCTGTGAGGTGAGTGTAACCATAAGTCTGTCCAACTCATCGCGCTCCAACTCGGTGGAGAAGTACAGAACTACAGAGGCCTATTCCGTTGAAGAGATGGCCACACCTCTCAAGGCCAGCAAGGAAGACGTATCCGCCTCTTTCTCCCTGGGCATGCGCAACAAGTTCTTGGGCGAGACCATAGCCAACGATGTGACCAACAACATATCTCGGGCCAAAGCAGAGCCTGAACCCCAAGCCAAAACTGTCGAAGAGACTGTCAGTGCTCCGACGGAGGACTTTGACTTCTTTGCCACGTTGATGGCCACAAAAATGCAGGCACAGAAAATGATGGAACAGTCCAAAAACTTCTGGAAAACCACCAACACAGAACCAGCCCCATTAGAACCGAAAGTAAAGGTTACCGACACTCCCCAACTAAGGGCCAAGGAGAACAGCGCAGAACCCCAGCTAGCCAGGCCCAAATCGGCTGATATGTCTAAGGCACAGGCTTCCTTGGAGGCAGCGAAGAACAGCTTCTGGTCCACATTCGCGACAGCTTCTCAAGAGCAGGAGCAACCAGCCCCGCTAATGGAGAATCAAGAAGGGATGGATTTCTGGGGGAGTATAGacaagaaaaagaaaattgaGTCGGAAGAAAAACAGTGGacaaaaaataagaaaacTGTTACCTATACTCCCCTAAAGAAGGAGACGGCGACAAGAGTGGAGCACTGGACAACAACACTGCGGGCTCACGTGGAATCCATGCCATTGGCCCAAAAAGCTGAGGTTCATTTTGTGGTGGAAGAAAAGCCCATGGAGATcgagaagcaaaaagagcagGAACAGAACGAGGACTTCTCGGCTTCGGAAGATCAGTCAAGAGCCGCCTACAAAGAAGACTTAGAGAAAGAACTCACATTAGAGGCTGAGATGGATATCTGGAATGGCCATCAGGATGAGCAGCAGGATGAGGAGGACGCGGACTTCTGGGCCGACAACAAGTCTACAGCGAGCAGCAACGAGGACGAGAAGGTTTCGGGACGCTTCGCTTACGATCCTACGAAATACCCCGAGGAGCCCCGAGAGGTGGACACTGACGAAGAAATTGATTTCTGGGCCGAGATCGAGGCGAAGAGGAAGccagacgacgacgatgatgtgACCTTCCACAGGTCGGCCACCTTCTGGGCCCGAAAAGAGCGTCAGAATTCTGTGGAGGAAACCCCGTACAAGCCCGTGGAAATCAAAGCCTTCAGAGCCAAGCTGCCCGATGAGCCTGCCGTGGCAATCGATGTGTGGGCCACTCTGGAGGCAGCACGTGGAGCAGAGCCGGAGATTGTCGATCCCGTTGTGGAGGAAGAAAAGGTTCTCGCCGAGCAATACGAGGAGCTGCCCCACGACACTCCCGAGGAAGAGGAAAAGGAGAAAACACAGGACCAACCCGTGGACGAGGTGCCCGAGAGCAATCTCCATATGGTCGATACCATGTCGCTAGCCTCCATGCACGAGCCGGCCACAGTCTATACCTGGGCTGCACCGCTGGAGGAAAACTATGAGGATGTTggggagcccgacttctgggcCGACATCGAAGAGGATCGCGCCAAGAAGGAGCAGGGCGAGGAAGTCGAGCAGAAACGACACAACTACCGGAAGGCCATGGCCTTCTTCAACACCTCCATCGATGGCCAGCAGTCGCCACCGCAGCCCAGTTCCAGTCCAACACCCAATCGCCACAGCGTTATCCTAGAGGCTGAGGAGCCCCAAGACCCCGACCTGGGTCCACCGGGAGAATACGAGATTGTAGGCGAGGATGGGGCGATTATGGAGGAGCATAAGCCCCAGACCGCTGAGGTAGACGAAGAGGAGCGTGGAGCTCCCACTCCGACCAACTTTGAGCCACACCTTCCAGAGGTGTATGTCGAACCCGAACCAGAGATGAAGCGCTTGGCCAATGGACTGCCCGACCTGGAGGTGGATAAGTTCAGTGAGGCGCCCAAAATCTCAGTGCGCGACCGCATCAGCGCCTTTGAGGTGGGTCCCGATCAGGATGCACCCAGCTCCAAGGCATTGACCATTCAGTCGCTATCCGTGGACAGTGGTCATGGAAAGGGGACACTGTCCCGCAACAGCAGCACGCAACGCTCCGAGTCGGAGATCGAGGAGGATGACTCGGGCGTCACGGACATGAATCGACAGCTATCAGAGACGGACACCGAGTCCGAGAGCTTCCCGGAGCTGCGGAAGATGACCAGCTACCAGCGAGCCGCCACACATTCCAGACTCTTTAAGCTGCTGCAGGACGAGAATGACCTGCCCGAGGCAGCGGCCCAGGCTGACGAGTTCCAGCTGAAGCCCAGCCGGCGCAAGATCGTCCACAATGTGTCCATTACCCGGCGCCAGAATCCCAACGCACTGGGCGAGGCCGAGAGCATGACCCAGCGACGGGAGCGCCTCTCACTGCCGCTGCGCAAGAACACCAGCATCGATGCGGACAATCCCTCGACGCCCAACAGCCCGGCCTCCCCCATCATGGGGCCCTCGGCCAAGAACCAGCGCGTGGTCAGTGACAAGCTGGTCAACGAACTGGTCCAGAGCCTACTCCTCAAGAGCGACAGCACACATCTGCGCAATCTTCCCATGGAGCGGCTGCAGGCAGCCGCCAAGCGGGCCCTGGTCGAGGAGATGGACTCCGCCCAGGAGAACAGTTCGCTGGACAGCACGCCCGCACCCACGCCAAAGCAGGAAAAGGAGTACGCCGACTACTACAACAGCTGGTGCGACGCCAGCGGCAGTGGCGAGGAGGTTGTACCCTCGAAGGCCTTCCGCGCTCTCCAGGATCCGCGCCGCAGCCCCTGGACGGTGCGCTGTCCGCGGGTGCTCAGCTCAAAGACCATCAACCGCGATCTGGCCAGGGTCACGGAATCGCCAGAGATCGCCAGCGGTCGCGGCAGTAAGAGTCCAGAGTGCTTCCGTCAGCAATCCCAGTCCAGGGAACGGTCTGTCAGCAGTTGGCGCAGGGTCTAA